In the genome of Actinobacillus genomosp. 1, the window CACTGTTTGCCATTATGTTTGGAGCCGGTAATTTAGGTCAATAACGACTAAAAACCATAAACAAGCGGTCTGGTTTAGAAAAGAATTTGCAAAAACTTTTACAAAACAGACCGCTTATTTTTTAGTTTATAACCATTGATATAAGGCAATAATCAATGGCATAGTGAACACACAGAGCAAAGTGGTGACACCATAAATCGCACTGGCTTTTCTGGCGTCTTGGTTATACACCACCGCCATTTGTGTGACGGTTGCCGCCGAAGGGCTGGTTGTCGCCAAAAAGCTAATCATTGCAATAGTTGCGCCGTTTTCCGCCACCCAACTGCCAAAGTCAAACGCTTTGACAATCACCAATAAAATCAGTGGGATAAAAATCAAGCGAAGAAACGAAACCAAATAAATACGTTTATCCGACATAATCTCTTTAACTGGAATCGACGCAATTAACATCCCCGCCACTAACATCGCCATCGGCCCAATCATATCGCCAAGCCAAGCTAATGTTCCCGCAATTACGTTAGGTAATTTAATTTGTAACAGGAACAACAGCATACCAATTACAATCGCAATAATATTGATATTGGTAACAATTTTTTTCAGCGACACCTCGCCTTTACCGCACAATAGCATACGTAAATGCGACCAAAACAAGAAATTCTGTACCACCATAAAACCGGTGGCATAAATTACCCATTCATTACCAAATAACGAAGCGACCAACGGAATAATCAAATTGCCCGAATTGGAATAAATGGCGGTGGCGTGTTCCAAATTACTTAATTTAAAAATCGGCTTTAATATTTTACCGATCACAATCAACAGACCGCTTAGCAAAATCGCCATACCGAAAGACAAATATAAGCCGTGCAAAATAGCGTCCGAATATTCGATTTGAAAAGCGGTAATCAGCATAGACGGGCTAATAATATACAGCCCGATAACCGAAATCGGATAACTTTGTTCCGAACTCAATAACTTCAGTTTTACCAATAAATAACCAAGCAAGACAATGATGGTTAATTGGGTAATTTTCTCCGCTAATAATAAAGCGATTTCCATATTATGCGTTCTCCAATAACAAGCGTTTTTTACCGGAATATACGGTCGCTTTGCCTTGGCGGGTAAAAGCACTCAAAGTGAAATCATGCGCTTGAGCAATCTCAACCGCCAAGGCGGTTGTTGCGGAAATGGCACATAACATTTCGATACCGACCGCCAAACATTTCTGCACCATTTCAAAACTGGCACGACTGGTTACAAACACAAAACCAAGCGGCTTACCGGCTTTCGCATGCCAACCGATCAGTTTATCCAACGCCACGTGTCTGCCGACATCTTCTCGAATCGCAAGCAACTCCCCTTGCGGAGAAAAGAATGCCGCCGCATGGCTTGCGCCGGTTTGTTGCGCCAACTGTTGCGCTTGCTCGAGTTGCTGTAAACAATCATTAAATATCTGTGGATTTACGGCTTGCAAGCGGTCATTTTTTTGCAAAAATTTGCAACTTTGACTGACTTGTTCCAACTGCTCTACCCCGCAAATTCCACAACCGGTTCTGCCGGTCATCGAACGGCGTTTTTCTTTCAGCGCCACAAATTGGCGAGTGGCGATCTCCATTTGTACTTCGATACCGTTGCACTGTTCAATCACATCCAAGCCGTATAATTCTTGTTTATCGGTTAAAATGCCTTCCGCCAACGAAAAACCTAATGCGAAATCTTCCAAATCTTGCGGTGTCGTCATCATTACCGCATGAGAAATCCCGTTATAGACTAACGCAACCGGTACTTCGGTAATAAGATTTTCTTGAAATTCGGTTTTAAGAAATTGTTGTAATTTAACCGCTTGTTTTTTTGTGATTATATTCATCACTTATCCTATTTAACTCCACTAATATAGTGCTATTTATTCTACAATTTTTTTATGCCGAGAAATATATAGGTTTTATTACAGTCTATATTCGTCTTCTTTTCAGCACAATAAAAATCATTCTCATCAATTAACATTTTTTTAACATTTTGACTAATTTTCTAGCATTTAGCGGGGAAAAATTGTTAAAAAATTGAAAAAAAACCTTATAAATTTTTTTGATTCTGCTACTATTACACCGAATATTTAAGCTATATCAAATCCGCTGTAAATAATGCTGTTTTTACTTACGATGGGGTATGGCTTATTATCTGTAAAGGCAAATAATAGCCTTTACTTTAAATGTATTGCGATGCAATTAAAGTGTGGGTTATTTACATTAATTTGTGGTTAATGTTCTATTTTTAGGAGTGATTATGCAGATCTCAAGACGTAAGTTCTTTAAGGTCTGTGCAGGTGGTATGGCGGGTACTTCTGCGGCTATGTTGGGCTTTGCCCCGGCAACCGCATTGGCGGCTCCGCGAGAGTACAAACTTTTGCGCGCAAAAGAAACTCGTCAAACCTGTACATACTGTTCTGTCGGCTGTGGCATGTTAATGTACAGCATGGGTGACGGAGCAATGAATTCAAGAGGAAAACTTTTCCATGTGGAAGGCGATCCTGACCATCCGGTAAGTCGCGGCGCACTCTGCCCTAAAGGCGCAGGCGTATTAGACTATGTAAACAGCCCGAATCGTTTACAATATCCTGAATACCGCGCGCCGGGTTCGGATAAATGGGAACGTATTTCTTGGCATGACGCTATCCATCGTATTGCAAAATTAATGAAAGAAGACCGTGATGCGAACTGGCAAGATGTCAATGAAGAAGGCACAGTCGTCAATCGTTGGACGACTACCGGTTTACTTTGCGGTTCCGCAACAAGTAACGAAACCTCTCTTATCTCCCAGAAATGGGCTCGTGCACTCGGTTTAGTTGTTATTGACCAAGTAGCGAGTACCTGACACGGACCAACGGTAGCAAGTCTTGCTCCAACATTTGGTCGCGGTGCCATGACAAACCACTGGGTGGATATCAAAAATGCGGACGTAGTGGTAGTAATGGGCGGTAATGCCGCTGAAGCTCACCCTGTCGGTTTCCGCTGGGCAATCGAAGCGAAAAAACAAAACGGTGCGAAGTTAATGGTGGTTGATCCACGCTTTAACCGTACGGCATCCGTTGCGGATTTCTATTCTCCGATTCGTTCCGGTACGGATATTACGTTCTTATCAGGCGTAATCAAATACCTACTCGATAACGATAAAATTCAACACGAATACGTTAAACATTACACGAACGCAAGTTTCTTAATCAACGAAGGTTTTGGTTTTGAAGACGGTTTATTCACCGGTTACGACGAAGTAAAACGTAGCTACGATAAATCGACTTGGACTTATCAGCTTGATGAAAACGGTCAGCCGAAACGTGATATGACGTTACAAGATCCGCGTTGCGTTATCAATTTATTGAAAAAACACGTTGAACGTTATACACCGGAAATGGTGGAGCGTATTTGTGGTACTAAACAAGACAAATTCTTAGAATTTGCGCAAACTATCGCATCAACGGCTACGCCGGAAAGAACGACAACATTCTTATATGCGTTAGGTTGGACACAACATACGATTGGTTCGCAAAATATTCGTACAATGGCAATTATCCAATTGCTATTAGGTAATATCGGTATGGCAGGCGGCGGCGTAAACGCATTACGCGGTCACTCGAATGTACAAGGTACGACAGATATGGGCTTATTCCCTCATATGTTACCGGGTTATATTCCATTACCGACGGAATCGGATACAACGCTTGAGTCGTTCTTAAATCGTATTACACCGAAAACAGTGGTGGAAGGTCAAGTAAACTACTGGCAAAACACACCGAAATTTATGGTGAGTATGTTGAAATCGTTCTATGGCGATAAAGCGACTAAAGACAATGAATTCGGTTATCACTATTTACCGAAACAGTTGAAATACCGTTTAGACCATCTTCGTTTTATTGACATGATGGATGAAGGTAAAGTGACCGGTTATCTCTGCCAAGGTTATAACCCGTTAGCGTCTTACCCTGACTCGAACAAAATTTCAAGTGCGTTACGTAAATTAAAATTCTTAGTCATTATGGATCCATTAGCGACCGATACGTCGGAATTCTGGAAAAACCATGGTGAATTGAATGATGTGAATCCGGCGGAAATTCAAACCGAAGTATTCCGTTTACCGAGTATTTGTTTCGCAGAAGAAGACGGTTCGATTGCAAACTCAGGTCGTTGGTTACAATGGCACTGGAAAGCCTCAGAACCACCGAAAGAAGCAAAACCGGACGTGGACATTCTTGCAGAAATCCGTGAAGTGATGATGGAAATGTATCACAAAGAAGGCGGTAAAGGCTTAGAAAGCTTTGAAGCGATGAGCTGGGATTATGCAAATCCGCTCGAGCCGAAAGCGGATGAAATTGCGAAAGAAAATAACGGTTACGCATTAGAAGATCTGTACGATACCAACGGTAACTTAGTAGCGAAAAAAGGCGATTTACTCTCAAGTTTCGCATTACTTCGTGCTGACGGTTCAACCTCTTCCGTTTGCTGGATCTATACCGGTCAGTGGACGCCAAAAGGTAACCAAATGGCAAACCGTGATAACTCCGACCCGTCAGGTTTAGGTAATACGTTAGGTTGGTCGTTTGCATGGCCGCTCAACCGTCGTATCGTATATAACCGAGCTTCGGCGGACTTAACGGGTAAACCGTGGAACCCTAAACGTCAGCTAATTAAGTGGAATGGTAAGAACTGGAACTACATTGATGTAGCGGACTTCGGTACTGCGGCACCAAATAGCCCTGTGATGCCGTTTATCATGACAAACGACGGTGTATCGCATTTATTTGCACCGCAATTGGCTGAAGGACCGTTCCCGGAACACTATGAACCGATTGAAACGCCGATTGGTACGAACCCGTTACATCCGAACGTGGTTTCAAACCCGGTTGCGCGTATTTTACCGCGAGATAAAGATCGCTTCGGTACGGCGGACGAGTTCCCATTCGTAGGAACGACATATCGTTTAACCGAGCATTTCCACTGGTGGACTAAGCATTCGCAACTAAATATGATTGCGCAGCCTGAGCCGTTTGTGGAAATCAGCGAACAACTTGCCGCACTGAAAGGTATCAGCCATGGCGATACGGTAAAAATTACTTCAAAACGCGGTTATATTAAAACCAAAGCGGTAGTAACGAAACGTATTAAACCGCTTATGGCGGACGGTAAAGAAATCCATACGGTCGGTATTCCGATTCACGGCGGATTTAAATCGGTAGGTAATAAAGGTCATCTTGCCAATAAACTTACAGGTCGTGTAGGTGACGGTAATACTTTAACGCCTGAATATAAAACATTCCTTGTGAACATTGAGAAAGTTTCGGAGGTGGCATAATGTCAGCAGTTCAAGACCAAAACATTATTAAAATCTCAGCAACTTCCTTCGTCACGCCACCGCCACAGGCGCGTGATAATGTGATTGAGGTTGCAAAACTTATCGATGTTTCGACTTGTATCGGTTGTAAAGCCTGTCAAGTGGCGTGTTCGGAATGGAACGATCTCCGTGCTCCGCAAGAAGAATGCGTAGGAGTTTACGATAATCCTCGTGATCTAAATGCCGAGCAATGGACGGTGATGAAGTTCAACGAAGTGGAAGAAAACGACCGCTTGGAATGGTTAATCCGTAAAGACGGTTGTATGCACTGTGCCGAGCCGGGCTGCTTAAAAGCGTGCCCGGCACCGGGTGCAATCATTCAATATGCGAACGGTATTGTGGACTTCCAATCCGATAAATGTATCGGTTGCGGTTATTGTATCGCAGGTTGTCCGTTCAATATTCCTCGTATGAATGACCAAGATAACCGTGTGTACAAATGTACCCTTTGTGTGGATCGTGTGAACGTAGGCCAAGAACCGGCATGTGTGAAAACTTGTCCGACAGGTGCGATTCGTTTCGGTTCGAAAGAAGAAATGCTTCACTACGGCGAACAACGTGTTGCGGATCTGAAAAGTCGCGGCTACGAAAATGCCGGTATTTATAACCCGGAAGGTGTGGGCGGTACGCACGTAATGTATGTATTGCATCATGCGGACAA includes:
- a CDS encoding AEC family transporter produces the protein MEIALLLAEKITQLTIIVLLGYLLVKLKLLSSEQSYPISVIGLYIISPSMLITAFQIEYSDAILHGLYLSFGMAILLSGLLIVIGKILKPIFKLSNLEHATAIYSNSGNLIIPLVASLFGNEWVIYATGFMVVQNFLFWSHLRMLLCGKGEVSLKKIVTNINIIAIVIGMLLFLLQIKLPNVIAGTLAWLGDMIGPMAMLVAGMLIASIPVKEIMSDKRIYLVSFLRLIFIPLILLVIVKAFDFGSWVAENGATIAMISFLATTSPSAATVTQMAVVYNQDARKASAIYGVTTLLCVFTMPLIIALYQWL
- the fdhD gene encoding formate dehydrogenase accessory sulfurtransferase FdhD, yielding MNIITKKQAVKLQQFLKTEFQENLITEVPVALVYNGISHAVMMTTPQDLEDFALGFSLAEGILTDKQELYGLDVIEQCNGIEVQMEIATRQFVALKEKRRSMTGRTGCGICGVEQLEQVSQSCKFLQKNDRLQAVNPQIFNDCLQQLEQAQQLAQQTGASHAAAFFSPQGELLAIREDVGRHVALDKLIGWHAKAGKPLGFVFVTSRASFEMVQKCLAVGIEMLCAISATTALAVEIAQAHDFTLSAFTRQGKATVYSGKKRLLLENA
- the fdnG gene encoding formate dehydrogenase-N subunit alpha, whose translation is MQISRRKFFKVCAGGMAGTSAAMLGFAPATALAAPREYKLLRAKETRQTCTYCSVGCGMLMYSMGDGAMNSRGKLFHVEGDPDHPVSRGALCPKGAGVLDYVNSPNRLQYPEYRAPGSDKWERISWHDAIHRIAKLMKEDRDANWQDVNEEGTVVNRWTTTGLLCGSATSNETSLISQKWARALGLVVIDQVASTUHGPTVASLAPTFGRGAMTNHWVDIKNADVVVVMGGNAAEAHPVGFRWAIEAKKQNGAKLMVVDPRFNRTASVADFYSPIRSGTDITFLSGVIKYLLDNDKIQHEYVKHYTNASFLINEGFGFEDGLFTGYDEVKRSYDKSTWTYQLDENGQPKRDMTLQDPRCVINLLKKHVERYTPEMVERICGTKQDKFLEFAQTIASTATPERTTTFLYALGWTQHTIGSQNIRTMAIIQLLLGNIGMAGGGVNALRGHSNVQGTTDMGLFPHMLPGYIPLPTESDTTLESFLNRITPKTVVEGQVNYWQNTPKFMVSMLKSFYGDKATKDNEFGYHYLPKQLKYRLDHLRFIDMMDEGKVTGYLCQGYNPLASYPDSNKISSALRKLKFLVIMDPLATDTSEFWKNHGELNDVNPAEIQTEVFRLPSICFAEEDGSIANSGRWLQWHWKASEPPKEAKPDVDILAEIREVMMEMYHKEGGKGLESFEAMSWDYANPLEPKADEIAKENNGYALEDLYDTNGNLVAKKGDLLSSFALLRADGSTSSVCWIYTGQWTPKGNQMANRDNSDPSGLGNTLGWSFAWPLNRRIVYNRASADLTGKPWNPKRQLIKWNGKNWNYIDVADFGTAAPNSPVMPFIMTNDGVSHLFAPQLAEGPFPEHYEPIETPIGTNPLHPNVVSNPVARILPRDKDRFGTADEFPFVGTTYRLTEHFHWWTKHSQLNMIAQPEPFVEISEQLAALKGISHGDTVKITSKRGYIKTKAVVTKRIKPLMADGKEIHTVGIPIHGGFKSVGNKGHLANKLTGRVGDGNTLTPEYKTFLVNIEKVSEVA
- the fdxH gene encoding formate dehydrogenase subunit beta, which gives rise to MSAVQDQNIIKISATSFVTPPPQARDNVIEVAKLIDVSTCIGCKACQVACSEWNDLRAPQEECVGVYDNPRDLNAEQWTVMKFNEVEENDRLEWLIRKDGCMHCAEPGCLKACPAPGAIIQYANGIVDFQSDKCIGCGYCIAGCPFNIPRMNDQDNRVYKCTLCVDRVNVGQEPACVKTCPTGAIRFGSKEEMLHYGEQRVADLKSRGYENAGIYNPEGVGGTHVMYVLHHADKPELYSGLPKDPGIDPTVTLWKDVLKPVAAIAMGGLALAEVAHYVTVGPNIEEDVEDHHEEGEKHE